From the genome of Salvia splendens isolate huo1 chromosome 7, SspV2, whole genome shotgun sequence:
CCCCGATGCCTTCTCGAAGCTTTATATCAAGACTATGGATATGGTCTGTCAGCAGCATATCAAAACTCAATGGGAAGGTCTTATttagtttctcttattttattctctgtttatttattttttaaaaatattgttatCTTGTGGtgtgtgtttaattttttttttgtactgAGCAGGTAAAGATGAGATCAAAGTGTTCCCGACGATCAAGCGATACACGTTTGGCCTTGCGTGTCGGCTTTTCATGGGGCTCGAGGACGAGGAGCATATCGGGAAGCTAGCTTCTATGTTTAATATTTTCCTCGTAGGGTTAATCTCGTTTCCGATAAATTTGCCCGGGACGAGATTCTGGAGAGGAAAGTTAGCTACGCATGCGATCAAGGCTGAAGTGCTCAAGATAGTGAGAGCGAGGAGATCTAGTTCCGAGCAGAAACTAGACCTTCTTAATCATCTGATTACCATCCCGGATGAGAGAGGCAAGTATATGACTGATTCCGTCATTGTCAACAATATTCTCATGTTGCTTTTCGCTGGACATGACACCACTAGTGTCACCATCACCATGACGATCAAGTGTCTCGCGGAACGCCCTGATATTTACGAAAAGGTTTTCAAAGGTATATATGTTTACCAAcctatctttcttactttattaattttataataaataattattgtttATGTTGATAATGATGATGGCAGAGCACGAGGGCATAGAGGAGTCCGTACAGTGGGAGGACCTACAGAAGATGAAGTACACATGGAGCGTTGCGTGTGAAGCGTTGAGGCTTACACCGCCCGTCATTGGTGGTTTTAGAGAAGCCTTGACTGACATAAGCTACGGGGGCTACCACATCCCTAAGGGATGGAAGGTATAATATATTCTTCATATACATTACTAGTAATAGTtgcatatgatatgatatgatatgatatgatatgatatgattgaTTGGTATTTATGTCAGTTGTTTTGGAGTGCCTCCAACACACACATGGACTCAAGCTTGTATCCGAGCTCGGCCGACTTTGATCCATCAAGATTTGAGGAGTCATCGGGGCCGGCCCCATTTACGTTTGTGCCATTTGGCGGGGGGCCGAGGATGTGCACCGGGAAAGAGTTTGCAAGGCTGGAATTACTTCTACTAATGCACAATTTGGTGAAAAGATATAGGTGGAAGCTTGTGTGTCCTAATGAGAAAATTTCATGTGATCCAATGCCCACACCTCTCCAAGGTCTTCCCATTCGTCTTCAACCGCATAACTAGTCTTTCTTTTGGACATCAAGATGGGGTTTTATTTTGCATTTGGGTTTGGTAATATATGTTGTGTTGAACTTTTAATTTATGGGGTTTTATTTTGCATTTGGGTTTGGTAATATATGTTGTGTTGaacttttaatttaaattttagtgCCCAATTTAATCTTGTCTAATATCTTGAAATTTGTCTATCACTCTTAAATTTACTTCTGTATGTCTTtagaaaatcaaaattattGTTGTTATGATAAAAATAGGCCAAATCATATTTTATGTGTGATAAAATTGTTGAAATAATAACAAATCAAGTGACGAATACAGTTATTGTTACGATTTCTAATCAAAAGCAAATACAAGTTTCGTATAAAATTGGTATAATTAGCCTTGGTGTTGGTTAGATGTCAATCAGTTACAACttttaataataaaactttaattaacAATAATTGATTGAATCAATCTTTTTTGATACTCAAACTATAACTGATATTGAACTATAAAAAGTAATAAGCTATTTGGGCCTCAAACTAAATCAATTGACATAAAAAAGCCCAAATACGTGATTGAAAACCCCATTGTGAGATTAAAAAATTCCTTGAATTATTTTATAGTACGCCATTACCAAGAAGTGATGGTTGATTTAGAGGTATTGTGTTaatgattgtttaattattgttttttagtaatatatgaaaattttgtaaaatatatcaaaattatgACGTAATTAACACTAATAATTAATTGTCAATTAACAAtctaaaaataaagataaaactAATGAATCCTAGCCAATTATCTTTACACCTATATGAACCAGTGCTATAAAcattagagaaaataaaaattcataacAAAAGTAAAATTGACACTAAAAATTTAgcactataaataaattaataaaactccATAAAATTTATTGACGGTTGAAAACGCATTAAACTCACTAATTAAACGGTCCTTTAATTAGATTAACTCACTCCAAACCTATATATACATTTAAATCCCATTTATCAAACAAAactcattttaattaattcctCTCACACCATTAACCTCCCACTAATCGggaactaattaattaaatccaaatccccaaaatcaataaaaaaatttaaaaaaatggaaaattcaGAAGCTCCGTTGCTCGAAGCGGTGGCGAAGCCGGCGAAGACGCCGCGGCAGATGGTGGTACGGAAGGCGTTCAAGGGGACGGCGCACCTCTCCAACCTCCTCCCCACCGGATCCGTCCTCACATTCCAATTTCTGTCTCCGATCGTGACGAACGAGGGAAAATGCCGGTCGATCGCGAGCCAGAGCGCCACCGCCGCCGTGCTGGCGTTCTGCGCCGCCACGTGCTTCGCGATGAGCTTCACGGACAGCTTCAGGGACGAGAGGGGGAAGGTGAGGTACGGCGTCGCGACGTTCCGCGGCCTGTGGGTGGTGGACGGATCCGGCGGGAtggcggcggaggaggcggcGAAGTACCGCCTGAGATTCGTGGATTTCGTGCACGCTTTCCTGTCGATCGCGATCTTCGCGGTGGTGGCGATGTTCGATAAGAATGTGACCGGGTGCTTCTGCCCGTCGCCGTCGGAGGAGGCGATGGAGATGCTGACGACTCTGCCGGTGACGGTGGGGGCGGTGTGCGCGCTCTTCTTCGTGATGTTTCCGACGAAAAGGCATGGGGTTGGGTTTCCTCTGTCGCGGCGTTGATTGGATTTGATTTTGGGGATTTCGGGATTTGATTTTTGgggattaattaattgtttgatTAATTCAATCTTAAAGGTTAATCATTGTGATTAATTTGTGTTTTGGAAAATGATacttattaattatattaatcgTGAGTTTTTGGATTGGCCGTGCATGAACATGTtaatcaacttcttaaacataGAACAACGGCAACGTTTTGGTGTTATAGGAACGTATAGTGtaagaaaaattattttcacCACTATATTTTTTTGGTGTAATGGATGGGTGAAACGATTCGATTCAAAggtaataatttaaattgagagagAAGGAAGCAATACGATAGTCATGCATTTGTTAAATCGCACCTATCGAATTAATCTGGTATTAGACTGATGCTTATAGTTTATGAACAGTAATCAGTCTTGACGGTCTAAGCCGGAATCAGCTTTATCAATTTACTAGTTCAATCCAAATATCTTCAGCCATTAAGCAACAGTTAACTCTAGCTAGGTTTGATATTAGAAAAAATCATTGaaaaattaagtatggttttcATACTAGCacatagggatgtcaatcgggctaacccgttcgggttcgggccaacccacTCGGGTTGCCGGACTATTTGGGTGCAGGGTATTCGGGTTATGAATTTTTCGGGTcataaattttcaaccctaacccgcCGGGTTCCGGGCTAACCCATCGGGCGATTTGGGCTGACCCACGGGTTTCAGGTTGAATTGACATCCCTTTAACACAATTAGCCATTTAGAATTTTAGAGGAAATAAGGAATTCAACTTGCTTAATAACACAAATAAAGCAACCGAACACACTAAGCTAACTACTAACTTCTGTTTAatactaaaatttatttttctagcTTCCTCCTTACTCTAAAGCTTACACCACCTGCTGCTCCTGAAACGGTATGATGTTTCGTCGTAGAATCTCCTCCAAAATGGTAGATGTTTTGAGGCACAAAGTAGCTGTCTCTTGGCTTTCGAGTAACAACTCAACTTTCTTCATGACCACAACATCTACCCACAACCAAAATCCAGTGATGAAGAATGGAATAACGGGTACGACGGCTATGATGGATGAGCTACGTGGTATGAGTGTGTAATGACAGCGGATATAAGAAGGGTGATGATGACATATACGATAAACTTGAACAACCAACCCATGGTAGCGAAACAACACACATAATCAGAGAGTATGTTGATGATCTACACGAGGAGATGGAAACAGGGCATAGTGCAACGCCCCGTCACCCTACGAACAACAATAATTTCCCGTGCCTTGGTGGTTAGCTCAGCCACATAATCCAATAGCCTTCTCAATTCCGGGAAGATAGGCAGTGCCGATGCAGCTCGTCCAAACCTTAAATGAAATTCAAGTATGTCGCGGGGTGGATAGCGAGTAGTGGCGGTGCCGACTAACACTTGTACGAGCTAATGTGGAGGCTGAAAGAAAGCCATCtgtaatgaaaaataattgtGAATGAATATAGGTGAAAGTGTCATTTACAGAGAGTAATACATATGTAAACTTAATCACCGGTTACGAGTGCAAATGATGAAGTTCAACACTAACTCCAACCAAACACTAACATTGTTGAATTAGAAGCTAGCTTCCAATAGAAATCATGTATGCCTACAAtctaaattactccctccgtcccactttagaagTCTCAGTCACTTTTGCGCACTAGTTTTGCAAAATGAGTGCGCAAAAGTGAccaggactcctaaagtgggatggagggaatatGAGCTTGTGCAAGAGGTTTCCGATAAAGATTCAAGAgacatataaaaattaaaaaatatggaTCGAAAATGAATGCATTTGTCGTGTGAGCTACACTACTGACTATACCTATATAACTGAAACGACAACaattttattctttaattttgATATAATTTGAATAACTCTATTATAgccttttattatttttggatttCACCATAATTATTTTCATGCTCTCAAAATTATgtgtaattaaatcaattaaactaGAACTTGTACATTATGAGAAGATAATTACTTATTGAGAAGTTAGTACAGtaatatattactcccttctTCCCCTCATTATGAGTGTCAATCTATGATTTTAGTTCGTCCGCAATTGAGAGTTTTGGtttacttttactttactatagTAGGTAGGTCTCACATTACATTAACTCATACtaatagtattttattattaaaccataatattattatacaaaaaaaattagatcCATTCTactattctttatattttcttaaaactcgtattgTACTCAAATGAAACTCCTAATGTCGAACCGTGAGACTATCTATTTATCTTCCAAACTTGTATTAATTCACCTACAATTTTTGTTGCATATTTTCACCGGTAGTGGAAATTTTCAGTTCTTCATAGAACTGGAGATCCATGTTCTTTACTAGTCTAGTCCTTtagattctgacaagctttgcctactcaaaggtcattatctgactTTGGGATATAGATTAGAAAGTTcctggttgagtacgaagaacgtCACGTTGAGAAGGTGCAAACAATTGGCGATTCTCTAGAGAATCATATTGGTAATTCTAAATCGTAAGAAATTCATGATTTAGGGTTAAATTTTCTTAAGCAATAATTAATGTGTGTTCTTGTActcaattgattgtttaacatgtgaataattaatctcataatcagTCAAAAAGAtatatatgtatgatttatttgtgaatgcatgacttttGTTGTGCAaagggcaccaaaccccaacacaACCATGTCCCGTGCCTTCGTTGTTAGCTCAATCATATAGTCCAACCTCCTTCTCAATTCCGGGAAGAGAGGTGGTGCCAGTGTAGCTTGTCCAAACTTCAAATGAAACTCAAGTATGTCGGCCGAACGGTGTTGAGTAGAGTCGGTGTCAACTAACGCGCGTATGAGCTCACATACTGTAAGACCATCcaccagccgagcgccggcgctgggcggtctattgcagtcgcccagcgggcgaatggagagagaaaccgcgcagcgctgggcggtcgcgtggcgctgggcgatccgctcggcgctattgcagcgcccggatcgcccagcgcaccgcctagcgcaaaatttaaattttttttttccgaaacactatatatacgcgctttgctcgtcattttcattcgcaccacttgttttaacgagtactctctctatcttaatttatgtacaagagcaacaacgcgaaatgagtaacgctggtggtggtagtggtggtagcggaggggatgctgaggagtacgaacgtcgaatggccgaagcgttggacgcctatacgaccaacgcgataaaccaatggatggaaagggccttgcagccggcgatacctcgacctcccccagtggtccaccgccgcagtgtgattgatctggatcacgtagctgcacatcagcgcctatacaaagactacttcgcacaggagcctcggttcaacgccaaccttttcaggcgtcgttttaggatgagcagggatctgtttatgcgtattgtcaacgcattggagtctcgatatctgtatttccgcttcaggcacgatgcggctggcagacccggccacacacctattcaaaagtgcactgcggcaatctggtagttggcctacggaggcgcggcagacatgtgggacgagtatctccacatcggtgagacgactgccctgcaatgtctgaagaatttctgtctgggagtgatagaagtattcggtgatcagtatctccgaacgcctacccccgaagactgccaagatctgttgcgaatgcacgggagtcagcatgggttcccgggtatgttaggcagcatagattgtatgcattgggagtgaaAGAACTGTCCCGcggcctggaaggggttctacacgtccggctacaagggaaagaatcccacgatgatcctggaggctgtagctgattaccggctttggatttggcacacgtattttgggatagctggttcgaacaacgacctcaacgtcctcaactcgtcgccacttttcaacgagcagtgccagggcgtcggtccggccatcagttttgtcgccaacggcaaccaacatgatatgggctactacttggcggatgggatataccctaggtggcccgtctttgtgaagacgatccgatgcccaggagatgagaagaaggcctactttgcggcacggcaggagtcggcgcgcaaggacgtggagcgcgcatttggtgtgctccagtctcgatgggcggcaattaagggtccaacgcgtttgtggaatgtccaatgcattgctgatataatgtacccctgtattatcatgcacaacatgattgtcgaagatgaaggtggcgaactgaccaattgggtcaacgacgataatgaagccggtccaagccacggcgtggccacccccaacgtacggagtggggtacctcacgatgaagccggcctcctacaagcacatgccgacatgcgccaaacgacggctcatattcgactccaaaaggatttaattgaagagttatgagcgcggaggattgaccgccgttagttttttttaattatgtaattttttttaattaatgtactttttaattttattaatattagtgaattttcttgttttatgtcgtaaatttaattccgtatattgtgtgattgttaattatttcattttgtatatatttgttaatagtgatgttaatagtgatgtggatagtatgtggctgggctattgctgggctatttgcttgttttgatgatgtggcaggaggatttttagtgctgatgatgtggcagtggctaggctatggctgggctattgctgggctattcctattgtggatggtctaatggAGATGAACTATTAAGATGAATTATGGATAAGAGTTAGCACCAAGAGCATATAAGAACTATGACTGAATAGAGGTGAACTATGAATAATAGTTAGTTATTTGTGTTGTTAAACAAGTTTGAATTCCTTATTTCCTCTAAAATTGTAACGTTTGTTTAATTGTGTTAGTATGAAAACCTAGCGTTGGGTCTTCATGATCGAGCGTTTTTATAAGTACTATAAGTATTTCTATTTGTCACCTTTAAGTTGTATTGGACCTTGTGATTTTAGCCAAGATTCCGTTATTACAGTATTATTTAGTGTTAAATAGTACTCCAATCTCCTTCTCCATTCCGGGAATAGAGGCTGATACGAGCATAATATTCATATATCCTTTATTTAGTCTattattgatttaccatatctttctcatatatacttaaatattttttttcttgttcgTTAAGTTAGGTTTAACACTATGAATAGGAGACATTGTCAATTTGGTATTATACCAGTAGCTATGATTTTCGAATTGTAACCAGTTTTGACTGGTCGAACTGGAAAAGGCTTTATCAGTTCTACTAGTCCGGTCCAAATATCTTGAACCGTTAATTGACAATTAACTTTCTATCTTGGGTTGACATTGGGAAAAATTGttgaaaaatgattaaaaaaaaaaaaaaattggtcagTTTTGAATTGAAGCTATAACTGTTGGTTTCGATGCAAAACGGATTTGCGAAATTTCTTTATGGATTAATTGTGGTTACCAACTATCGGAGTTGGAACCGGCAATTTTTGGACCGGAATCATCGCTATGAGAGCCGAAATTTCGTTGGGCTAAGACTCTTTTCAGATTCATTAGTTTAGGCGTTGAGCTATAATTAATCAACAAATTGGgcttatatcaatttaatttatgaaaacTGTTTTGACTTTTGAACAATATTTTGGTTGGGCTTTTGTTCTAAGGGAAGGCTAATTTTTGGCACCGACACTATTTGTAACTTTTAAACTTATTTAGGcctttataaatttttttccaTGTACATGATTAGATTCTAATTTATCTACAAAACGATCTTCCTATAATAAATTGAACTACTAAActttgaaaaattatttttaaatgttcTTTTTCAGTAAGGGCTTCCACTATAGTGAATTTTTGGCCTAAAAGCCCGAgaatttgatttctttttatttacGGAGGATTTGTAAGTTTGTAAAGGATGAATTTATGTAAGTAGCAAAAGAGAGGTGACACGTAGTGCACGTGCACCGGACCGGATGCGTGCAGTGTGCACTATGAGACTGCATGCGGCCAATATGTTCGTTGTGGTTGGGCGACTCACTACAATttttttctcacttttttttaatttcaataaatgaaccttttatttttcatttctcGGTCAATTCAActctttgttttattttattttattttatttgtttttttatttaatttctgtttTTTGTTTCCATTTCATTAAATTTTTCTGGCTTTTTTCGTTCCCATTTCTTTcctatttacctttttttctttaattatttattcgatatttttagtttattaaaaaaatctaatatAATAAAACTTGTGAATAATTGCTAATATAATTAAAAGCAAATTTGTTTCTACTCGTTTCTAATATTACAAGTAAACTTAATTACTGTAGTTATTACTGGTAGGTGAGAAAACTCCCCAACATAAGCAAAATAGAAATTACCATATCTGGAAAAAGGTTATAAACGTAAAACAAGAAAACACATACGCATTTAGGAAGCAAGCATATTCCTCACTCGTTGCCACATATCATCGAAAGTAACATATCAATTGGCGTATGCCTCTTCTTATCTggagaaaattaattttatttaaactgTTTTAGCATATATATGTAATTAACCAATTTGTTTGTTCATTAATCCTTCCTAATTTGTGCACATAAGGATTTAGACCCTCATCTATCCTCTATATTTGTCAATGTTATAGTCAAACGTTTAAATTAATTACTTATCGAACTATCAAAAGACTCTAATTCTATTATACCAGTTCCGaacttaatttttaatgtttgaGGGCGAAATTGACAACATATTACAACCAAGATTAATTTTGCAAAAACTGTAATGTTATTAACAGTAATTACAACAAAGTTTAAAATATAGATTCAAATTGAAATTAGTCTCTTTCATAAGtatattttgggaaaaaaaattagacaaTGCACATGTCCGCCACACGCGTGCGGATGTGTCACTATGCTAGTGCACTTAGTTAATTTATGTAgacatttcatttaattttattttcagcTTAACACCCCCTCTATTTTGTGTAAATTATGTGTAGTTATTTTACTAAAAGCTCACGACCTCATTAAATTTTTGTCTAGGTATGGGATACATGGTCTTAGAGTGAGAATGCTTGACAAACGATAGCAAAACCAGGTATAAAATCGTAGGCTCGGATTCAGTGAAAAATGTTGTCGTCCATATTAAAAGATTGAGGCGATGGTAATTAGCAATGAACCGACTGTGAGATGGTCTACCTCGACCCCATGGGATATATGGCTAGTTGGCCATTGTTCACATACAAATGGAACAAGTGAATAGTTATACTTAATTGACAACAAgagtaatattataaatttgacATTGCTTTTATGgttctataaaatgacatgagaaaaaaaattattttagtttaaagagaTAAAATATTGTAATAGGACATTTTCGTGAGTTATCtgagtatatatattataagtattttttttataaatacgaATCGTGCTCAAGCCATGACATGATGGTGAGCCAAGAGCTCAAAAGAATAATAGAAACAAAGTcgccataaaattaaaaaaacggaGGTCATGGGCTGAAACAAACACCCCACAAACCTCAGAAAACAAACacaaccaaaacaaaaacaagGAGAGCAGTCATGAGAGCGCTACTAACTAGCAACGCAAGATACCAAGCAACGAGAACAACAAAAAAAACGCCTATATTTGTATTTGTGTATACTgggtgaattttatgtaattatttaccACATGCATAACAAATACTCTTATGCAATAGAGAAGTGGAGAAACGAAATGATTTCTCAACTTGGCGACAAACTCATCAAATTCCATAAATCGATATTTAGCAGATTTCATACTTACGTATATATAACTCTTGATATTAAACTGAATGTGTCTCTTTCACCtatgataatttaattttacaattgaAAAGTTAAACCATATACCTCCAAATTAAAATGCCAACGGAAATGTGAATCTTATACGTACATACAAACAAACTAATGGCAACcacaagaataaagaaggaacaaaaataaaatatactatatgggcaatatacatttattaattcataaataaaattttcgtTGTAATATTTATACTAATATAATAACAAAAAAGTATTTGTAATAGTTGTTTGACTATTTAGTTATACTAAAATAGTAATCAATGTACTTCAATTTTATGAACAGAATTAGTGTACTGCAATTTTTATAAGCAGAATTAGTGTTTTAggtattttacattaaaatcgattcgcagatattaattaattttcaaatatatattatataattatccTTATTCAATAatttagaaaaatataattgaatgTCTCCAAATTTAGGAAAATTTAGTTAACTTTGGGTCATCTTCTAATGCTTATAGCACcataatccaaaattaagatCAAATCTACAgccttatattttaaaatgagtgtatgagattaaatcttatgaatttcaataaatagtaaacaaaatatcaataaaaggggtaagatcgtcattctgttatcatatcataattttcgtatttttttaattatatcaaCATAGGTAAtaacaaatatcaacacaattacatgaaaatatcaacacatatttattgagatttttacatggttttattgagattttatatgcattatattgaaattttttgaggCATTTGATGATAAAAATATGCTTGTCAACATTtacgaaaactgaaataaaaaatatcaaatttcagCATCTGAACGTCgttggaacatatgcaattgagatctcgttagaatccttataaaattaccgttaatttgatatattttttgcgaaaaaataatttaaatcgatagagttacgtaaatttaaaagttttgggataattttaataagagagaattgacattaataccctttaattttaattaataactatttaaatttaaatataatccacttgacattatatcaaccactagatctcctaatctaatggttaaGAATTGATCTGATTTTAGATTgataattagttagcaatttatCATCTCCCTGCTTAGCATATCTGTACAATTATATGCATATCAAATTTAGAggaatttaatataattaacaataaaCAGACAGTAGTCGTATTAAGTCTCTAAATAGTTTCATTTGTTACAAGAAAATAACTCATACGGTATATTAACAAGAAAATAACTCATACAGTATATTATTGTTGATGAAACAGTAgtatttactttttatatttatatataaacagtaaatactagtataaatttGAAAGTACGTCCAATAATACTCGTGAGTTTAATTTCAATCATTCGATAAATAAAACTCAAGACTTATTTCGGTAAACTAAGCAAACTTGAGAACGACAATATTCGACTTCTGAGTCTTGATTGATTTTCACCTTAATCATAAGTATTAACTTTGACTAAATTAAGATGCCATCAATCGATTAGTAACAACTTGCCCTATATATTTGATACAATCTTAAAGCAAATTACTCTTAAATGAAATGACATACTATCTCCATCTACATATTCTATTATTCACTTTAGATAGTCAATAAAAACTAATCACCTTCTATTTTTGTTGTAAGTGTTTGCTTTAATAAGATATATCTCATTATTTAGCAATAACATACTCAATTAATTTTACTCTATCATTTtcatactttactaattatgtattaaaatatttaacgtCCACTACTATTAccgaaaatattattataatttttttctaaagGCCCCACAGAAGATTTTGAGGGTGATTGAAGCATCTCTATGCCTCTAACACaagaaatttaaattatttccagCCTTGAGTaagatgcatatatatatatatataaacatgcTCAGATATCAATATAcaaatatacacacacatacacatgtGTGtgtaagaaagagagagagaaagttgaTAATGATAATTATAACCAGTCTGAAATTCAATAATGGAAGAAAGGTAGGGTCTAAGGCAGCAATCTTGATAGGGGGGACCTCTTTAACACAAGtcctaataaaataattacaaaatagTTGGAGGGCCTTTCACCTTTGTGCTAAAAGCAAGTGAAATTAATAATACAACAAAACCAAcaagtataatttattttcatagGGTCCCAATTGTGGTGACAGTCTATCATGTCCACAATTAAGACATTGGTGTCTTTTCTAACAAAATGCTAAGATGTGTCATTTTAAAGTGTGTCCAAATAAGATGGCTCAGTCATGGTCCCAAAATCCACACTCCATTATACCCCACCATTTTCTAAGATAAACCCCTTCAGCATTTCATGGTCCATGAAAACAACTCCTTTCACAAACTACACTCAATTTTTTAGGTGGCACAATCTTTTTGCTTCATTAAATAGTTTAATATCTTGAATCTTGATGATGGAATTGGATGTttgtatatatagagagagatggAGGATTAAGTATAATTTTGTGTTTACAATAACTAAAAACTTATTTATGTACCGGATGTTGataaattgtttttatttaaagagATTTTTTTCCATGTTACAATAAATGCTCAGAGCTATACAATGACTAAAGGTTCAA
Proteins encoded in this window:
- the LOC121741077 gene encoding protein DMP7-like — protein: MENSEAPLLEAVAKPAKTPRQMVVRKAFKGTAHLSNLLPTGSVLTFQFLSPIVTNEGKCRSIASQSATAAVLAFCAATCFAMSFTDSFRDERGKVRYGVATFRGLWVVDGSGGMAAEEAAKYRLRFVDFVHAFLSIAIFAVVAMFDKNVTGCFCPSPSEEAMEMLTTLPVTVGAVCALFFVMFPTKRHGVGFPLSRR
- the LOC121742732 gene encoding beta-amyrin 28-monooxygenase-like, with product MDAVMFLTIATLLISTIFAMIRRSRNRNPNLPPGSLGWPLVGESLEFLRASVDGEPEEFVRRRVKKYDSQVFKSSLMGENMVFMCGAAGNKFLFSNESKAVTVWWPGSVRKLLGPCLATSTGDEARLMRKMIALFLTPDAFSKLYIKTMDMVCQQHIKTQWEGKDEIKVFPTIKRYTFGLACRLFMGLEDEEHIGKLASMFNIFLVGLISFPINLPGTRFWRGKLATHAIKAEVLKIVRARRSSSEQKLDLLNHLITIPDERGKYMTDSVIVNNILMLLFAGHDTTSVTITMTIKCLAERPDIYEKVFKEHEGIEESVQWEDLQKMKYTWSVACEALRLTPPVIGGFREALTDISYGGYHIPKGWKLFWSASNTHMDSSLYPSSADFDPSRFEESSGPAPFTFVPFGGGPRMCTGKEFARLELLLLMHNLVKRYRWKLVCPNEKISCDPMPTPLQGLPIRLQPHN